One Papaver somniferum cultivar HN1 chromosome 10, ASM357369v1, whole genome shotgun sequence genomic window carries:
- the LOC113318525 gene encoding uncharacterized protein LOC113318525 codes for MDGGSSVNVLFYDTFKRMKLGDEQLMSSYYTIYGFNGAPTKPLGDIVLQVDTGLMKVETLFSVVDAPSPYNAIIGRKWVHKLKGVATTYYQYPKFHTPDGVMEIKGDRASAKECQTTQDRINNEQEEQRKARRAKNKEAVKENAIDLFLKETVGKSLAENDNVLSTEASTSAAIQGQERI; via the coding sequence ATGGATGGAGGAAGCTCAGTTAACGTCCTATTCTATGacaccttcaaacggatgaaactTGGTGATGAGCAGCTGATGtcttcttattacaccatctacgggttcaacggagcaccAACAAAGCCATTAGgcgacatcgtgttacaggtggACACAGGCCTCATGAAGGTAGAAACACTGTTCAGCGTAGTAGATGCCCCATCCCCTTATAATGCCATCATTGGCCGAAAATGGGTACACAAACTTAAGGGAGTGGcaacaacttactaccaatatcccAAGTTCCATACACCCgatggagtaatggaaatcaaaggagatCGAGCCTCCGCAAAGGAGTGCCAGACCACTCaagatcgtatcaacaacgaacaggaagagcaacGAAAAGCCCGAAGAGCCAAAAACAAAGAAGCTGTGAAAGAAAatgccatagacctgttcctcaaggaaaccgtgGGTAAAAGCTTGGCAGAGAATGATAATGTTCTTAGCACAGAAGCAAGTACTTCAGCGGCTATCCAAGGACAAGAGCGTATCTAA
- the LOC113318580 gene encoding methyltransferase-like protein 2, translating into MAELVKSKEMIKFLESGIYRFISNFTFMDPVRVLNASDYTQFRVSDSVYYNRFFECEDKEKTRVSTSSKKRKRKERKPYTLNERERSADQRHQEAKPLLLKAHEVLLGAKDLLHYISNLKSDGGDDDSCCSNGIRESCIEDGKKQSFVELGSVWQAPLYEISINHREENMTTADSGSSLGVSRLVPAFNSLVMNESCDDVEAKILNNRYVLPGNSCFYMSDLKQIHDLIPADTDSGFNLIVIDPPWEARQKSLYPTLPKRYFLSLPIKQLTHSKGALVALWVTNREKLRTFVEKELFPLWGVSYSAIFYWLKVKADGSLINELDLFHHRPYECLLLGYCHGEEMNTELTSTYKRLEENQVIISVPGEYSRKPPVGKLLMDYLPGTGPARCIELFAREMFAGWTSWGNEPLHFQELSYFVNRSMNDGYSFLVTIP; encoded by the exons ATGGCGGAATTAGTAAAGAGCAAAGAGATGATAAAATTTTTGGAATCGGGAATTTACCGATTTATCTCAAATTTTACTTTTATGGATCCTGTTCGAGTTCTTAATGCTTCTGATTATACTcagtttagggtttctgattctGTTTACTACAACCGATTCTTCGAATGTGAAGACAaggaaaaaactagggtttcaacgAGTTCTAAGAAACGAAAACGGAAAGAAAGAAAACCTTATACTCTTAATGAAAGAGAGCGTTCTGCAGATCAACGTCACCAG GAAGCAAAGCCACTGTTATTGAAGGCACATGAAGTTTTATTAGGAGCTAAAGATCTTTTACATTATATTAGTAACTTAAAAAGTGATGGTGGAGATGATGATAGTTGTTGTTCGAATGGGATTAGAGAGTCATGTATTGAAGATGGGAAAAAACAATCCTTTGTCGAGCTTGGAAGTGTTTGGCAAGCTCCTTTATATGAAATTTCTATAAATCATCGGGAAGAAAATATGACCACAGCCGATTCAG GTTCATCCCTTGGCGTGTCAAGATTAGTGCCAGCATTTAATAGCCTAGTCATGAATGAGAGTTGTGATGATGTGGAGGCAAAAATCTTGAATAACCGTTATGTTTTGCCTGGAAATAGCTGCTTCTATATG TCAGACTTGAAGCAGATTCATGACCTGATTCCTG CTGATACTGATAGCGGATTCAATCTTATTGTAATTGATCCACCATGGGAGGCAAGACAGAAATCATT GTACCCAACATTGCCTAAACGATACTTCTTGTCCCTTCCGATTAAACAACTTACTCACTCAAAAGGAGCTCTTGTGGCCTTGTGGGTTACGAATAGAGAGAAATTGCGAACTTTTGTGGAGAAAGAACTATTCCCACTGTGGGGTGTCAGTTACTCAGCTATCTTTTACTGGTTGAAG GTGAAAGCAGATGGGTCGCTGATCAATGAGCTAGACCTCTTCCATCATCGTCCTTATGAGTGCCTTCTTTTAGGTTATTGTCATGGGGAG GAAATGAATACTGAGCTTACTTCTACATATAAGCGTCTGGAAGAAAATCAAGTTATCATCAGTGTCCCCGGGGAGTACTCAAGGAAACCCCCAGTTGGAA AGTTGCTAATGGATTATCTGCCAGGAACCGGGCCAGCACGATGTATTGAACTCTTTGCTAGAGAAATGTTTGCTGGATGGACTTCTTGGGGAAATGAACCTCTCCACTTTCAGGAGTTGAGTTACTTTGTGAACAGGAGTATGAATGATGG GTACTCATTCCTCGTAACTATTCCGTAG